The following DNA comes from Geothrix edaphica.
GCGGAAATTGGGCTGCAGCACGGCGTAGCCACGGTTGGCCAGGAACTGGGCCAGGCTGTTGAAGCCCCAGCCGTCCCGGGCCCAGGGACCGCCGTGGGGCACCACCACCAGGGGCAGGCTCTTGGCGGGCACGCCCTTGGGCAGGCTCAGGTAGGCGGGGATCTCCAGGCCATCGCTGGACTTGTACCGGATGGGCTGCATGGCGACCATGTGCTGCCGGGGCAGATCCTCCCGGGACACGTATTCCAGGCTCAGCTTCTTGGTGCGGCGGTCGAAGAGGTAGCGGCTGCCCGGGTCGCGGTCGCTGTAGCTCGTGACCATCACCAGCTGCTCGTCGGCGGTCATGGAGGCCAGGCCGATCTCCCCGCCCGGCAGCTTCTTCTGGATCAGCTTGTAGTCCGCCTCCCAGGCCTTGTCCTTCCAGTAGATCCTCGTGCGGTCGTCCTGATAGACGGTGGCGATGAGGTCATCGGTGAGGTCGGAGAAGATGGCGGAACCGAAGTCCACCCGGCCCTTGGGGTCGGATTCCAGCTTCGCCTCCTGGCCGGTGGCGGGGTCGAAGAGCACCAGCTCCGTGAGGTCCCGGGCGCCCTTGTTCGTCTCCAGGTAGACCCGCTTGCCATCCTTGTGGAAATTCACCGGCGCGGCGGACTCGAAGACCGAGCACTCGTAGACCTTGGTGAAGCCTTCGGGATCCACGCGGAGGATCTCGGTGTCGCCCTTTTCCGTGGTGCGGAGGGCGAGGCGCAGGTTCGCCTGCTTGTCGAACATCCAGCCGGCGATGCGCTCGGTGTTCTTCCGCAGCAGCGTCCGCTCGCCCGTGGAGATCTTCACCTTGTACACGTCATGCCAGGCGGCGTCCCGGTCGTTGAGGCCCACGTAGATCGTGTCGGGATCCGCCTTGGGCACGGCGTAGATCATGGCCCGGGCGCCCTTGGCGGCCGTCAGGTTGCGGGCCTCGGGCACGTCCTTGCCGGGCGCGGCGGGGGCCGCCGGATCCACGGCATAGACATTGAAGTTCTCGTCGCCGTCCTTGTCCTGCACGAAGAGGATCTGCTTGCCGTCCCGGCTCCAGAAGAAGGCGGGGATGGGGCGCTTGGGATCCGCGGTGATCAGGTGCCCCTTGGCGTAGGGCTCGCCCACCTTCTTCACCCAGATGTTGCGAGTCTCCTTGTAGGGCTTGAGGAAGGCGATCCACTTCCCATCGGGGGAAAGCTGGGCCGCGGCGATCTCGGGATTGCCGAAGAACTTGTCCCGGTCGATGAGGGGCGGGAGCTGGCTCTTCTTCGCCTGGGCGGCCGGGGCCTTGGTTTCCGCGGCCGCCAGAGGCAGTGCCAGGGCCAAGGCCAAGCCAGACCACAGGAGGCTGGACATGGTCAGATGACGTTTCATGGTCTGGGGCTCCTTGGAAAGAATGGATGAGGATCCCAGGTTACGCCGAAAGGGACATAGAGGTTGAGCATGAACCTCTGGAAGGTGCTCCCTTATGGCACAGTTCGGAGGGGGGCCTCCGATGAAGGCAGTCATCCAGCGCGTGAAGCGGGCCTCGGTGCGGTGCGGGGAGCTGGAAGCCGCCATCGGGCCCGGCCTGCTCGTGCTGGCGGGCCTGGAGGTCGGGGATACGGAGGAGACCTGCGCCTGGGCCGCCGCCAAGATCGCCTCGCTGCGGGTCTTCGAGGATGGCGACGGAAAGCTGAACCTCGGCCTCCAGGAGGTGGGCGGGGAAATCCTGGCCATCAGCCAGTTCACCCTGGCCGGCAGCATCGCCCGGGGCCGGCGGCCCTCCTTCGATCAGGCCATGGCCCCCGACGCGGCCCGGGTCCTGTTCCGCCGGTTCCTCGACCTGCTGAAGGCCCAGTACCCCCGCGTGAAATCCGGTTTCTTCCAGGAGCACATGGAGGTCGAGTTGATCAACGACGGCCCGGTGACCTTCATCCTCGAGCGCTGAGCCAGCGGGACAGCGGCGGTGCCAGCGCCATCCCCAGCCCCGCCAGCAGGAGGCCCGCGGCCACATCCGCCACGTAGTGGACGCCGATGTAGACGGTGGCGAACACGACGGCGGCGGCCCAGGCCCAGAGCAGCGGCGCCAGGCGGGGAAAGGGCCGCGTGG
Coding sequences within:
- a CDS encoding alpha/beta fold hydrolase, with the protein product MKRHLTMSSLLWSGLALALALPLAAAETKAPAAQAKKSQLPPLIDRDKFFGNPEIAAAQLSPDGKWIAFLKPYKETRNIWVKKVGEPYAKGHLITADPKRPIPAFFWSRDGKQILFVQDKDGDENFNVYAVDPAAPAAPGKDVPEARNLTAAKGARAMIYAVPKADPDTIYVGLNDRDAAWHDVYKVKISTGERTLLRKNTERIAGWMFDKQANLRLALRTTEKGDTEILRVDPEGFTKVYECSVFESAAPVNFHKDGKRVYLETNKGARDLTELVLFDPATGQEAKLESDPKGRVDFGSAIFSDLTDDLIATVYQDDRTRIYWKDKAWEADYKLIQKKLPGGEIGLASMTADEQLVMVTSYSDRDPGSRYLFDRRTKKLSLEYVSREDLPRQHMVAMQPIRYKSSDGLEIPAYLSLPKGVPAKSLPLVVVPHGGPWARDGWGFNSLAQFLANRGYAVLQPNFRGSTGYGKKFLNAGNKQWGDLMQDDITWGVKHLVAKGIVDPKRVGIMGGSYGGYATLAGVTFTPDLYAAAVSIVGPSNLLTLLETIPPYWEAGRIIFHERMGNPNTPEGKKQLERQSPLNSAAKIHTPLMVIQGANDPRVKKAESDQIVIALRDRGFPVEYLCAPDEGHGFARPVNNQAMFAAAETFLAKYLKARHQEGGKPDVMKRLPEITVDPKTVVLAKKADAASVSVPKPVAKPTAGTFTYAGTMAMGPRSMAISMVRTVKEEGGTWVVTDTAKLPGGEAVDTTTMAKDTLAPLKRQVKQGPVVIEMAFDGGKATGTMAMGGNAKPFSIDLGGGIYADGSGAEDALACLPLAEGYAVTFRNVDLQRQKVQLKQAKVLGQEELKVPAGTFKAWKVELTSAEGDPGTTTLWVDTASRKVLKTVATGPQMGGAVVTVELQN
- the dtd gene encoding D-aminoacyl-tRNA deacylase gives rise to the protein MKAVIQRVKRASVRCGELEAAIGPGLLVLAGLEVGDTEETCAWAAAKIASLRVFEDGDGKLNLGLQEVGGEILAISQFTLAGSIARGRRPSFDQAMAPDAARVLFRRFLDLLKAQYPRVKSGFFQEHMEVELINDGPVTFILER